The following proteins are encoded in a genomic region of Gossypium hirsutum isolate 1008001.06 chromosome D05, Gossypium_hirsutum_v2.1, whole genome shotgun sequence:
- the LOC107940555 gene encoding N-glycosylase/DNA lyase OGG1 has protein sequence MHSLKPPLAMKRPRPPSPPPLSPASTKQTSPPPRPLKSLHPNTPPISSKKPKSHPKWVPLNLSQTELSLPLTFPTGQTFRWKQTGPLQYTGTIGPHLLSLKHLQNGDVSYFIHFTPSESAAKLALLDFLNVSISLAKLWEVFSENDSRFAELAKYLKGARVLRQDPVECLVQFLCSSNNNIGRITKMVDFISSLGTHLGSVGGFDFHEFPSLERLSAVSEEELRQTGFGYRAKYITGTVDVLQSKPDGGAQWLLSLRKLDLQEAIDALCSLPGVGPKVAACIALFSLDQHHAIPVDTHVWQIATKYLLPELAGARLTPKLCSRVAEAFVSKYGEYAGWAQTLLFIADLPSQKALLPSHFWDIKEKKSAKIEDSNSCNIDGNYS, from the exons ATGCACTCACTGAAACCTCCCCTAGCAATGAAAAGACCAAGACCGCCTTCGCCACCACCGCTCTCCCCCGCCTCCACCAAACAGACATCTCCTCCGCCGCGGCCACTTAAATCACTCCACCCCAATACCCCACCAATCTCCTCCAAGAAGCCTAAATCCCACCCCAAATGGGTGCCACTCAACCTCTCCCAGACCGAACTCTCCCTTCCCCTCACTTTCCCCACCGGCCAAACCTTCCGCTGGAAACAAACAGGCCCGCTTCAGTACACCGGCACCATCGGACCCCATTTGCTATCCCTCAAGCACCTCCAAAACGGCGACGTTTCTTACTTCATCCACTTCACCCCTTCCGAATCGGCTGCCAAGCTGGCCCTCCTCGATTTCCTCAACGTGAGCATTTCCTTGGCCAAGCTCTGGGAGGTTTTCTCCGAGAATGACTCCAGGTTTGCCGAGCTAGCCAAGTATTTGAAGGGTGCTCGGGTTTTGAGGCAGGACCCGGTTGAGTGCTTGGTTCAGTTCCTTTGTTCTTCTAATAATAATATCGGGAGGATTACTAAAATGGTGGATTTCATTTCCTCTTTGGGTACTCATTTGGGCAGTGTTGGTGGGTTTGACTTTCATGAGTTCCCTTCATTGGAACGTTTATCTGCTGTCTCTGAGGAAGAGCTTAGACAGACTGGTTTTGGTTACAG GGCTAAGTATATTACTGGCACAGTTGATGTTTTGCAATCAAAACCGGATGGAGGTGCTCAATGGCTTCTCTCTCTTCGTAAATTGGATCTTCAAGAGGCCATTGATGCTCTATGTTCTTTACCTGGAGTTGGTCCCAAGGTAGCAGCATGTATTGCTCTCTTCTCTCTCGATCAGCACCATGCCATTCCGGTTGACACGCATGTGTGGCAG ATTGCTACAAAGTACCTCCTTCCTGAGCTAGCCGGTGCCCGTTTGACACCTAAGCTTTGCAGCCGTGTGGCAGAGGCATTTGTAAGCAAATATGGGGAGTATGCTGGGTGGGCTCAGACCCTCCTTTTTATCGCCGATTTACCTTCACAAAAGGCCCTCTTACCATCCCACTTTTGGGATATTAAAGAGAAAAAATCTGCCAAAATTGAAGACAGTAACAGTTGCAATATCGATGGAAACTACAGTTGA
- the LOC121217847 gene encoding metal transporter Nramp5 — MRNLQQQQQESEVAVPESWDVGRNNCITAINVQGTTPLSFPNLHHHHDIDHPNNPEKPGWKKFLSFVGPGFLVSLAYLDPGNLETDLQAGANHRYELLWVVLIGLVFALIIQSLAANLGVSTGKHLSELCKAEYPKLIKYCLWLLAEIAVIAADIPEVIGTAFALNILFNIPVWVGVLCTGLSTLLLLGLQRYGVRKLEMLIAVLVFVMAGCFFGEMNYVKPPASGVIKGMFVPKLAGQDATADAIALLGALVMPHNLFLHSALVLSRKVPNSVRGVNDACRYFLIESGFALLVALLINIAVVSVSGAVCSADNLSSDDHHRCNDLNLNSASFLLQNVLGKSSSTLYAIALLASGQSSTITGTYAGQFIMQGFLNLKMKKWVRNLMTRCIAITPSLIVSIIGGSQGAGRLIIIASMILSFELPFALIPLLKFSSSSTKMGPYKNSIIIIVISWILGIGIIGINVYYLTTAFVDWLIHNDLPKVGNVFIGIVVFPLMAIYVLAVIYLTFRKDTVVTYIEPEKNVDPAAQSRMESGLAKPDVSFQVDVAPYRQDLADIPFPE; from the exons ATGAGAAATTTGCAGCAGCAACAGCAAGAGAGTGAAGTTGCAGTTCCTGAATCATGGGATGTAGGAAGAAATAACTGCATAACTGCTATCAATGTCCAAGGAACCACCCCACTCTCCTTCCCcaatcttcatcatcatcatgatATTGATCACCCAAATAATCCCGAG AAACCTGGATGGAAAAAGTTTCTATCATTTGTAGGCCCTGGTTTCCTGGTCTCACTAGCTTACCTCGATCCTGGCAACC TGGAAACTGATCTTCAAGCTGGAGCTAACCATAGATATGAG CTGCTTTGGGTGGTGTTAATCGGCTTAGTCTTTGCTCTCATAATCCAATCTCTTGCTGCTAACCTTGGAGTCAGCACTG GCAAGCACTTATCAGAACTGTGTAAGGCTGAGTACCCAAAGTTGATCAAGTATTGCCTATGGTTACTTGCAGAAATTGCTGTCATTGCTGCTGATATACCTgaag TTATTGGGACAGCCTTTGCACTAAATATACTGTTTAACATCCCAGTGTGGGTTGGAGTTCTTTGCACTGGTTTAAGCACTCTCCTCCTCCTTGGCCTGCAAAGATATggg GTGAGGAAGCTGGAAATGCTGATAGCAGTGCTGGTGTTTGTAATGGCTGGTTGTTTCTTTGGGGAAATGAATTACGTAAAGCCCCCAGCTTCTGGTGTCATTAAGGGCATGTTTGTGCCTAAGCTTGCCGGCCAAGATGCCACTGCTGATGCCATTGCCCTCTTGGGTGCCCTCGTTATGCC GCACAATTTGTTTCTCCATTCAGCGCTGGTGCTCTCCAGAAAAGTACCCAACTCTGTTCGTGGCGTCAAC GATGCTTGTAGATATTTCCTGATAGAGAGCGGCTTTGCCTTGTTGGTGGCGCTTTTGATCAACATAGCTGTTGTCTCGGTTTCGGGCGCCGTTTGCTCCGCCGATAATCTCTCCAGCGATGACCACCATCGTTGCAACGATCTCAACCTCAACTctgcttcttttcttcttcag AATGTGTTGGGAAAATCAAGCTCAACCCTTTATGCCATTGCACTTCTTGCCTCGGGGCAAAGCTCTACCATTACAGGCACTTATGCAGGACAATTTATCATGCAG GGTTTTTTGAATCTTAAAATGAAGAAATGGGTGAGAAATTTGATGACTAGGTGTATTGCCATTACACCTAGTCTTATTGTGTCCATCATCGGTGGATCTCAAGGGGCCGGTCGACTAATCATCATTGCATCC ATGATCCTTTCATTtgagctaccatttgctttgatCCCACTACTTAAATTCAGTAGCAGCTCAACCAAGATGGGACCATATAAGAACTCCATAATC ATCATTGTGATTTCATGGATTTTAGGAATTGGAATCATAGGCATCAACGTCTATTACCTGACGACGGCCTTCGTAGATTGGTTGATTCACAATGATTTGCCGAAAGTGGGGAATGTGTTCATAGGAATCGTAGTGTTTCCTCTAATGGCGATCTACGTTTTGGCAGTCATCTATCTAACCTTCCGAAAAGATACAGTCGTGACATATATCGAACCCGAAAAGAATGTCGACCCAGCAGCGCAAAGCCGGATGGAAAGTGGGCTTGCCAAACCCGACGTGTCCTTCCAAGTTGACGTTGCTCCTTACAGACAGGATTTGGCTGACATCCCGTTTCCGGAGTAG
- the LOC121217848 gene encoding serine/arginine repetitive matrix protein 1, whose translation MAVDNSFKKPGAVPFKWEIRPGVPKLQQRELSSHKEKQQKQRQPPPPLPPPASPFINQRSFPTPPPGIQPKVQKLKPPPAGSYYILSPEPRSHSFRSTPRTRSGSFRFDQPARLRPESVQTGCFPSPLLRRKGSKRRTQKLEPEPDYVSDLETRSRWSVSSRRSVSPFYSSPASSFSSFRSSPRPAADVEWAGFGFF comes from the coding sequence ATGGCGGTCGATAATTCCTTCAAAAAACCTGGAGCTGTTCCTTTTAAGTGGGAGATCCGACCCGGTGTTCCGAAGCTCCAACAACGTGAACTATCGTCACACAAAGAGAAACAACAGAAACAGAGGCAGCCACCGCCGCCTTTGCCACCACCAGCGTCGCCTTTTATAAACCAACGTTCGTTCCCAACTCCTCCACCCGGGATACAGCCTAAAGTACAAAAGCTTAAACCCCCACCAGCTGGATCCTACTACATCTTATCTCCTGAGCCCCGGAGTCACTCTTTTAGGTCTACCCCACGTACCCGATCCGGGAGTTTCCGGTTCGACCAGCCTGCCCGACTCCGGCCCGAAAGTGTTCAAACGGGGTGCTTCCCGTCGCCCTTGCTTAGGCGAAAAGGGAGCAAGAGGAGGACACAAAAACTCGAACCCGAACCTGATTATGTTTCGGACCTTGAGACACGGTCGCGATGGTCGGTGTCGAGCCGAAGGTCGGTTTCACCATTCTACAGCTCGCCGGCTTCATCCTTTTCATCATTCAGGTCATCGCCCCGACCTGCGGCTGATGTTGAATGGGCCGGGTTTGGAtttttttga